Genomic segment of Triticum aestivum cultivar Chinese Spring chromosome 6A, IWGSC CS RefSeq v2.1, whole genome shotgun sequence:
gcttcttcactgagatggcggggtagcttcgggggaagcttcggcaggtcgcttgctgcgatctgcttctcgttgcACTATCGCTTgtcccttgcgtgcagcgcctgaatttgggtctgctccactttcttcctcctctcctgtcaTTTGTAACCgactgcgtccggaaacccagccttccacgaaacggagcctggcgtgcctcgtgtccgtccagggtgctcaggattcccgagggccattgtgagctcgtcgttctctctgtctggaacgaacgtctcttgctgcgctgcatcgatatactgtCGGAActtcgtgacgggtattcgcagttgctcgttcgtccaacgGCACtttcctgatacagggtccaaggttccgccaaccccgaagaaccaagtccggtaaCGATCTGGCCAATTTAatatctctggttcgatccctttgtCAAGCAGGTCATTCTGAAAAAAACAATGGACTTTATTGTATTTATATTTTAAAGCTTGCATAGGACCTCACTTCAGGTACTAATCATGTAtgtccctttttgttttctttacttccGTATGCAATCAAGCTTGATAATCAAATCCCGCAGAGTATAGAAACACACTCTAGGTGCGAGATAAACTTAATTAATTTTACTATGATTTTTACTAGTCAGCTAGTTTTCAACATCCATTCCAGCCTTCTTAACTGTGATCAGAAAAATTTCTTTTTCAGTACTTGAATCTACATAAGTTCACATAGGTAGTATTTAGAGAAGGCGTTTAATTTTTTCTTCATATGTAGGCGTCCAAGCAGCTGATTACATGAACTTCCTACAAGAACGTTGCTGAATCTCAAGCTTTCTGGTCAGTAGTGTCAATCTTTTTTCCTTCAAAAGAACATTTACATCAATGCTTCAATTTCTACTGGATTATGCTTGCTATGTACTTCCTTCGTTTCAAAATAGataactcaactttgtactaactttatactaaagttagtataaagttggatcatctattttggaatggagggagtatgcagTTTCGTACTGTTTCTGCAGACTTCAACTGGCTCCCAATTGGCTAAGTTCTTgaaacttttttctttttttttacaatTTATTCTTTTTTTAAGCTCAGGGCAAAGCCCCCAGTTTTTTCAGCCACTGGACAGTTTCCGGTTCGCAGAAAGCCACTGGTTTTTGGACCAGTTTTtggttattttttcttttcttttcctgtttATTTTCAtcaatattttttcctttttctttttctttacttttttcttttttccaaaatgctcgaacattttttaaattggatttttttcaaatcaatgaatTTTTTTTCAAGTTTGATGATTTCTTTTCAAATTTTAGGAATATTTTCAAATTAGATGAATCTTTTTAAAAACAATTATTTTTTCAAAATAGATTAAccatttcaaatttgatgaacttttttccaaattcatgaacttttctgaAGTTTGTGAACAAAAAATCGGAAACTGCAAAACTTTTTGATTTTTTGTTATTCTCTTAAAAAAGTTCATATTTTCATAGAAGTCAATGGTTAACCAGTCCGCGACTGGTCAAACACGATCCGAGCCACAAAAAAGAACGTGATCAAGTGACCAGGAAGAGATATCCGCCTTCTTGGGCCGACCCATGAGCGGGTCGCATGGGTGCCAACAAACTTGTTCGGGCTCTTAAGGTGCTGAACAGGAGCTCCCACCATCATCGTCCTTGCAAAAATGTTCTTTAAAATGCTTGGCTTCAGACGGCGGATCGCACGTGAGCATCCGTCTGTCATCCATGTGACGTGTGTCTTTTGTCTCCCACGTGGCTGCTGCTTGATACTCGCTACAATGCGTTTCCACAGCAAAgtctttgttgcaaaaaaaaactGTAACAAGACCTCCGTTGCAAAAAATTAAATTAGAATGAGACCTTTTTAAAAATAAATTAAATTGCAACAAGACCTTTGTCACAAATTTTTTTgcaacaagacctctgttgcaaaaaaaacTATAGCAAGACCACTATTGCATATAAACTGTAACAAGACCTCGGTTGCAAAAAAATCCGTAACTTAATCTATGTTGCGAAATTTTCTGCAACATAACCTATATTACAGAAATTTCCTGCAACACGACATATGTCGCAATGGTAGAAGATGACGCTCGGGCACTCAATCCGTCAGATCCGACGGCTTGCGAAGCGGCAGATCTTTTAAAATGATCCGATGGCGAACGTGTGGCAACACCCTTTTAGAAAGTATATGTTGTAAATCTTCGGTGTGTAACTCGGACCGACAAAAGGAAATCACTGGTTTTCTTTTATGGAAAGAGCCCACGGAACGCGTGTTCCACCCCTCCCATCCCAAATCCAAAGCCCAAACCCAAACCCGCGTCCTCTTCTCCATACGCGCCATCCCTCAAGATTCAAGATTCAAGATTTCGAGCACTACAAAAGGCGGCAGAGCGCGCGCGCGTCTTCGATCCTCCCATCCCAAACCCGCCGCCGGCGCCTCCCACTCCCAGATCCCCAAACCCTAGCCAGCTCCCCGCCGGCCGCCATCTCGATGACccatggcctcctcctccgtccttccCATGGGCTGCAGGTTCAGCCCGTCCGACGCCGACCTCATCTCCTTCTACCTCCGCCCCATGATCGCGAGCGAGCCCCTCCCTGAGCCCGCCGCCAGGTTCCTGCACACCGCCGACGCGTACGCCACCGACCCGGCCGCCCTCGTCTCGGGCCTCCTGCCCGCGGTCCTGCTGGCGCCCAAGACCGGCGTGGAGAGGCGGTGCTGGTACCTCTTCGGCCCCGCCAAGGCCCTGTCCGGGCACGACAAGCGCAGGTCCCGcgccgtcggcggcggcgagggcacgTGGCACGCTGAGAAGGGGAGGGCGGCCGTTCTCGACGGCGAGGGACGCGTCGTCGGGTACAAGCAGAGTTTCAGGTACAAGCCCATCCATTCCGACGGATCCGTGGAGGCCGTGTGGCTCATGGTCGAGTTCCGTATGGCTCATGAGCAAGGGGATGATGAGAAAGGCGAGACGGTTCCGGTTCTTTGCAAGGTCTACCAGAGCCCGCGCAAGCCCCGATCTGCGTCCGTCCCGACGTCGCCGGCATACaggagggggaggaagaggaaggccggAGACGACTCAGCTCCGGTGACGACTGTGAAGCGGCGGCTGCTTGTTCCTCCTGCTGCACCGATTCTGCCGCCGGCCGTCGAGCCACAGCAAGACTTGAACAACTGCTCAGATGGCGTCTCGGTGGACCAGCTTCTAGATGATCTCATGTTCGGCCTCATGCCTGATCAAGTCCTCGGTGACTTCGTGATGCCTGTCCCTGAATCAGATGTCAATTGCAGCTTCTCCATGTCCAACCACACTGGCAGCTACTGTGACAGGGTCCTCCTGGACGAAGGTGGTGACTTGTTGATGCCTTATCATCAGAATTCTGATCAAGTCCTTCTGGGTGACTTGTTGATGCCTGTCGTTCCAGAATCAGAGGTCAATTACAGCTTCTGCATGTCCGACCATGCCGGTTCCATGGTGAGCAACTATGACATGGTCCTTCATGGTGGTTCAGTCACACCCCTCTTTGACAATTCTGATCAATTTGACTTGTCGGTGCCCATCATCGAACCACTACCAACTGACTTGCAGAGCCAGACAGCAATGCTAAATTTCAGCTTCCTGTCGTGTGCCCCGTATGCTGGAATTTGCGATTCTTGGACAGGAGGCGAGAGCACGGACGATGAAGCGACCTCAGTCAGCTGGTATGACTCTGCTCGAAGCTCACCGGCGGTTCCAACCGAGTGGATGATGCAATCACCATTTGCCACCCCATATCTATTCTGAAGCTGACCAGCTTCATAttgtgtgtttttttcttgctaccCCATGGATAGGATACATGCAATCGCCGTTTACCCCAAGGATAGGATACATGTTTTTGTAGCTTGTGCCAAGGTTCAAGACCTTGATGTGTTGGCTGATGATCGATACAGTTTCGGCTTATAATGATCT
This window contains:
- the LOC123130184 gene encoding NAC domain containing protein 50-like, with amino-acid sequence MASSSVLPMGCRFSPSDADLISFYLRPMIASEPLPEPAARFLHTADAYATDPAALVSGLLPAVLLAPKTGVERRCWYLFGPAKALSGHDKRRSRAVGGGEGTWHAEKGRAAVLDGEGRVVGYKQSFRYKPIHSDGSVEAVWLMVEFRMAHEQGDDEKGETVPVLCKVYQSPRKPRSASVPTSPAYRRGRKRKAGDDSAPVTTVKRRLLVPPAAPILPPAVEPQQDLNNCSDGVSVDQLLDDLMFGLMPDQVLGDFVMPVPESDVNCSFSMSNHTGSYCDRVLLDEGGDLLMPYHQNSDQVLLGDLLMPVVPESEVNYSFCMSDHAGSMVSNYDMVLHGGSVTPLFDNSDQFDLSVPIIEPLPTDLQSQTAMLNFSFLSCAPYAGICDSWTGGESTDDEATSVSWYDSARSSPAVPTEWMMQSPFATPYLF